The genomic window CTCCACGTCTCTATCTCGGTCGCTGCAGTGACACTTCATGTCTCCATCTCGCTCGCTGCAGTGACACTCCACGTCTCCATCTCGCTCGCTGCAACGAGACTCCACGTCTCCATCTCGCTCGCTGCAGTGACACTCCACGTCTCCATCTCGCTCGCTGCAACGAGACTCCACGTCTCCATCTCGCTCGCTGCAACGAGACTCCACGTCTCTATCTCGGTCGCTGCAGTGACACTTCATGTCTCCATCTCGCTCGCTGCAGTGACACTCCACGTCTCCATCTCGCTCGCTGCAACGAGACTCCACGTCTCCATCTCGCTCGCTGCAGTGACACTCCACGTCTCCATCTCGCTCGCTGCAACGAGACTCCACGTCTCTATCTCGGTCGCTGCAGTGACACTTCATGTCTCCATCTCGCTCGCTGCAGTGACACTCCACGTCTCCATCTCGCTCGCTGCAACGAGACTCCACGTCTCCATCTCGCTCGCTGCAGTGACACTCCACGTCTCCATCTCGCTGGCTGCAACGAGACTCCACGTCTCTATCTCGGTCGCTGCAGTGACACTTCATGTCTCCATCTAGCTCGCTGCAGTGACACTTCATGTCTCCATCTCGCTCGCTGCAGTGACACTTCATGTCTCCATCTCGCTCGCTGCAACGAGACTCCACGTCTCTATCTCGGTCGCTGCAGTGACACTTCATGTCTCCATCTCGCTCGCTGCAGTGACACTCCACGTCTCCATCTCGCTCGCTGCAGTGACACTCCACGTCTCCATCTCGCTCGCTGCAACGAGACTCCACGTCTCTATCTCGGTCGCTGCAGTGACACTTCATGTCTCCATCTAGCTCGCTGCAGTGACACTCCACGTCTCCATCTCGCTCGCTGCAACGAGACTCCACGTCTCCATCTCGCTCGCTGCAGTGACACTCCACGTCTCCATCTCGCTCGCTGCAACGAGACTCCACGTCTCTATCTCGGTCGCTGCAGTGACACTTCATGTCTCCATCTCGCTCGCTGCAGTGACACTCCACGTCTCCATCTCGCTCGCTGCAACGAGACTCCACGTCTCTATCTCGGTCGCTGCAGTGACACTTCATGTCTCCATCTAGCTCGCTGCAGTGACACTCCACGTCTCCATCTCGCTCGCTGCAACGAGACTCCACGTCTCTATCTCGCTCGCTGCAGTGACACTCCACGTCTCCATCTCGCTCGCTGCAACGAGACTCCACGTCTCTATCTCGGTCGCTGCAGTGACACTTCATGTCTCCATCTCGCTCGCTGCAGTGACACTCCACGTCTCCATCTCGCTCGCTGCAACGAGACTCCACGTCTCCATCTCGCTCGCTGCAGTGACACTCCACGTCTCCATCTCGCTCGCTGCAACGAGACTCCACGTCTCCATCTCGCTCGCTGCAACGAGACTCCACGTCTCTATCTCGGTCGCTGCAGTGACACTTCATGTCTCCATCTCGCTCGCTGCAGTGACACTCCACGTCTCCATCTCGCTCGCTGCAACGAGACTCCACGTCTCCATCTCGCTCGCTGCAGTGACACTCCACGTCTCCATCTCGCTCGCTGCAACGAGACTCCACGTCTCTATCTCGGTCGCTGCAGTGACACTTCATGTCTCCATCTCGCTCGCTGCAGTGACACTCCACGTCTCCATCTCGCTCGCTGCAACGAGACTCCACGTCTCCATCTCGCTCGCTGCAGTGACACTCCACGTCTCCATCTCGCTGGCTGCAACGAGACTCCACGTCTCTATCTCGGTCGCTGCAGTGACACTTCATGTCTCCATCTAGCTCGCTGCAGTGACACTTCATGTCTCCATCTCGCTCGCTGCAGTGACACTTCATGTCTCCATCTCGCTCGCTGCAACGAGACTCCACGTCTCTATCTCGGTCGCTGCAGTGACACTTCATGTCTCCATCTCGCTCGCTGCAGTGACACTCCACGTCTCCATCTCGCTCGCTGCAACGAGACTCCACGTCTCCATCTCGCTCGCTGCAGTGACACTTCATGTCTCCATCTAGCTCGCTGCAACGAGACTCCACGTCTCTATCTCGGTCGCTGCAGTGACACTTCATGTCTCCATCTAGCTCGCTGCAGTGACACTCCACGTCTCCATCTCGCTCGCTGCAGTGACACTCCACGTCTCCATCTCGCTCGCTGCAACGAGACTCCACGTCTCTATCTCGGTCGCTGCAGTGACACTTCATGTCTCCATCTAGCTCGCTGCAGTGACACTCCACGTCTCCATCTCGCTCGCTGCAACGAGACTCCACGTCTCCATCTCGCTCGCTGCAGTGACACTCCACGTCTCCATCTCGCTCGCTGCAACGAGACTCCACGTCTCTATCTCGGTCGCTGCAGTGACACTTCATGTCTCCATCTCGCTCGCTGCAGTGACACTCCACGTCTCCATCTCGCTCGCTGCAACGAGACTCCACGTCTCTATCTCGGTCGCTGCAGTGACACTTCATGTCTCCATCTCGCTCGCTGCAGTGACACTCCACGTCTCCATCTCGCTCGCTGCAGTGACACTTCATGTCTCCATCTCGCTCGCTGCAGTGACACTCCACGTCTCCATCTCGCTCGCTGCAACGAGACTCCACGTCTCTATCTCGGTCGCTGCAGTGACACTTCATGTCTCCATCTCGCTCGCTGCAGTGACACTCCACGTCTCCATCTCGCTCGCTGCAACGAGACTCCACGTCTCTATCTCGGTCGCTGCAGTGACACTTCATGTCTCCATCTCGCTCGCTGCAGTGACACTCCACGTCTCCATCTCGCTCGCTGCAACGAGACTCCACGTCTCTATCTCGGTCGCTGCAGTGACACTTCATGTCTCCATCTCGCTCGCTGCAGTGACACTCCACGTCTCCATCTCGCTCGCTGCAACGAGACTCCACGTCTCTATCTCGCTCGCTGCAGTGACACTCCACGTCTCCATCTCGCTCGCTGCAACGAGACTCCACGTCTCTATCTCGGTCGCTGCAGTGACACTTCATGTCTCCATCTCGCTCGCTGCAGTGACACTCCACGTCTCCATCTCGCTCGCTGCAACGAGACTCCACGTCTCTATCTCGGTCGCTGCAGTGACACTCCACGTCTCCATCTCGCTCGCTGCAACGAGACTCCACGTCTCTATCTCGGTCGCTGCAGTGACACTTCATGTCTCCATCTCGCTCGCTGCAGTGACACTCCACGTCTCCATCTCGCTCGCTGCAACGTGACTCCACGTCTCTATCTCGGTCGCTGCAGTGACACTTCATGTCTCCATCTAGCTTGCTGCAGTGACACTCCACGTCTCCATCTCGCTCGCTGCAACGAGACTCCACGTCTCCATCTCGCTCGCTGCAGTGACACTTCATGTCTCCATCTCGCTCGCTGCTGTGACACTCCACGTCTCCATCTCGCTCGCTGCTGTGACACTCCACGTCTCCATCTCGCTCGCTGCAACGAGACTCCACGTCTCTATCTCGGTCGCTGCAGTGACACTTCATGTCTCCATCTAGCTCGCTGCAGTGACACTCCATGTCTCCATCTCGCTCACTGCAGTGACACTGCATGTCCCAAGAGGCATTTGAATACGTTTCGGGCGCTCACGCGTTAACGCGTTCGACGAGTTCTTCAAGTAGTTATGACACTCTTCATTAAGAGAGTGTCCGGTTTTAAACGAATTTTGTGACATTCTCGTAAAACAACCTTTTTCATGGACAATCAGTGTATATATGTCATGCAACAacaatagaaagaaaaaaaaatttaaagaaaaaaaattctttcgttTTGTGTATAAGTAAGAGATAAAATTGCATGAAAGAGTTTTATGAGAAAtctttaatttgtaaatattttaagctCTCATAGATAACGCTTTGTGTCTTTATCGGAATGAGTTTGTTTAAATTGTTGAAAAACACAGTCAACCTGTTAATGAATAATGTTTCAGAAAAATTGTTTGTTTATAAGTTTTCTTCCTTTTTGCAAGGAGGCATCTGCCGTTCCCCTTTTTTGTTTCGCTCTACGGATACCCCCCTATtctcaattttgttttaattttcatatattatgtATCTACAATACAACTCAGAACTACCGGTACGAATGATAGACACGCATACGGAAGACATAAATGTTAGTAAACATAGTTTCGAAATATttgtgacgtgacaacgtctaataaatcgatgaacgccggctgcacgcatgaaaaagtgtcccgttacgcacatggttccgttacgctgtgtcccgttacgctcattgtacacttccgccgcatctatctctcttccactcgtttggcctatgcttccgaggagaagaaagacagcggcagcacacaacctacatctacacgtgaactgtttcgtcgactgtttataaagtgaagtgaaaagttaatgtggttttcattgcttattacaacaaaattttcggcaataaaggttcattattcttgcattttaaaaatctgattactagtataatttcaagtatttattcttttattattaaaataaaaatgattcaattttaatcataaaagtatgcaatcatttcatcaatgttttgttatggcgttgtcacgttaatctatcgtctgtaaaccgactttacagacaaccaattttttttatcgttacaGCCTTTACAGACAAACTGAATCCCTGTTACGGAGAACTCCATGGCCAACAACCCATCATTCGTACGTACCGGTAGTGCATGCGAGCGCTGTCTGTGGCGTGTTTCTGCAGTGTTGAGCAGTAACTCCTCGCATTTCACTAGTCTGTAGAGGACTGCGAAActatcagcatttttttttagtttcccaCAACTTGCGGTTACGGGTTTCGGTATGGTAACTTATGTACGTGGCCGATATGTAATTCCACCTAACAAGGATCAATTGTATATAATTCTACACGATAATGACGCCAACACTAAGCATATCCGGGTCTAGGTTCACTGACATTTCTACCTCCttcatattttgtatatttacccaAAGATCTGAAGTGTATTTTAGATTCTaggtgtttatttattaataattattttttgatagtgaggccacttgtggcggcctgtcgtcttggttattactattacctttattttgcgtaaagtttattttaagatgagttaattttttaaataacattatttatgtgattatattatttaatagtgtatgttattatttatttattgtaactttttaatcgtataccttttttattttacgttaagtacccttacactggagtgggacttgcaagaaataaccagaacgatctagcggagtgaaaggtggtagtagaggaggggggtgacgtcagatGACGTGACAAGGGGAGGCGCCGGCCAGCTGTTTGCAGCGAGGAGTGTGTGTTtcaccgccggccgcggaactactcggtggatagtagaatttgcatcccagcgatgagtaactggtgttacgttacgtgaataagattgaatatgacggtaacgccacgacaccttgggcgaagcaacataagtggtggtattcgagaacgcgatatttggggggcctagtgcacgggccaccgatacagcgcgatgcaagaggcgctaaaaagtgagtggggtttacacccgaccccggcagtcaccaactacagaggtatgctttagtaacaagtaagtgcgagaactggattttgtaCTTTTGCCCGGCTGATATGACTTATGGAAGACGTGTTTGAaagacagagtgcggcgacgggaattgctggttgaatttatctagactgaaggacgtcactatttcgttccacccccccccccctccctccatcataatagactttgtgggactttggaatataattaagtttagtgTAAGAGTGTCTGTATACAAATGTCGCCACATGTGTTGAattcaattatagcaatttaaatgatatctcgaattaaccttttagatccctttacccttttacagtacttaattttgagcatcttgtttttggtaattcattattataactatcacaataggttatgcaggactgtcggtaaatttagcatgctaatgatttattttgcgcactggccaaatgttacaccagtccatgcgcgtctgttgaatttaattttactacactttcaatattagcatggcagtggtgacgcgtatacgggactggtgtggcgagtgcggacgtgtgcaactaccccggtataaggggggttggtaacaattgcgccactctgctacggcAGTCTTGTTATTAGTTTTTGCAGTGATAGCGAGAATTACGTTTTCAAGCATAATGGATACCTTAAATAAACCTTTGAATTCAAGTTTGTAACACGAAGATTTGGTGGTATGTTTACGGGAAGCGGGATTAAATGTAACAGCTGATGATGATGTACCGTTTTTAGAATTGCTATGGGCGGAGTATAATGTAAAAAAGGAGCGAGATATGTTGGTAGCTGCATGTGCGGTAGAACCCCCCGCGGGTGATTTGGCTGGCCGGATTGTGTGTGATTCTTTTGGTAAAGACTTAGATAAGTTTCCGGTGTTGAAAGAAAATACGATTGATGAATTAATTAGGTTTTGCTGGGAAGTGGATCGGGTGCaagaaagttatatttttgaaaatgattCGCAGTTGTTGAGGAGCGTAATTGGTAAAAGCTATGGGTTAGCGCGACATCATATTACTCGTGGCGTAAAAGATAAGTTATGTTGGGAAAAGGTTAAAGAGTTATTATGGCGGAATTTATGTCCTAAGCGGGTCAAGTTGGGATTAATACACAAACGGGTTGGACGTTTTCAGAAACCCGACGAGAAGGTGGCTGTATTTATGTTGGAtgtgttacaaaatataaaattgtttgggGTAGTAAAaggatttgttttaaatgtggcTTGGAAGGGCATTACAAGGTAAATTGTCCGAATAGCGGCAATAGTATGTGTAAGTgcaattattgtgaaaaaaaaggccACGTAGAAAAGTTTGGTTACAAGGCAAAGGCGGATAGGAAAAGGAACGTACCAGAGGAATTATGATGAACTTGTGTTGGACAGCATAATTTTGATCACGTTTGTTGACTAGCTCACTTAACTGCCTTTAGATGGTTAATGGAGTCTCGCTGTATCTTCAATTGTTAAAACATCCACATTGTAATTTTTGCTTTAATAAGTTAAGGAACTATGTGGCATAAGCTTATTGTTATCCTTTTttggtgttttaaaattttagatttttagtaTGTAATGTATAGGATACGTTTTGCCttttgcatttatttttgcattagccattttatatacgtatatttttGATAAGATTTTTTGGATTGCTACAGCACTTGTTTAAAAGGGTTTGTTTTCCGAATGGTTTTTTTGGAAGTTAGTACCCTTTAGGATCGTAGCTTTAAAGCTTTTAATGTTATTCCAGATTTTATAAACTGTAAGTTCTTAttctgtaataattaatttatttagtatttttttctcgtttaaatttcaatttagttTTTGGGTGATGTAAAACTTTTTTGAGACTTTGGCTGTAGGTCGTGCTTTTTGCCCTTTCTTTGTGCTTTCGAGTCTTCTTACTGTTTGCgagttttttttctagttttctttCCTAGTCTTTTCGCGTTTCTTTCTTCTCTTGTACGTGTTTCTTTAGGTGGCTTTACGTGTCGCGGACCTGATAGTTAAAGGGCTCAAGGaagttatctatatatatatttttttttgtcggggtggttgaggccacttgtggcggcctgtcgtcttggttattactattacctttattttgcgtaaagtttattttaagatgagttaattttttaaataacattatttatgtgtttatattatttaatagtgtatgttattatttatttattgtaactttttaatcgtatatcttttttattttacgttaagtacccttattctggagtgggacttgcaagaaataaccagaacgatctagcggagtgaggggtggtagtagaggaggggggtgacgtcagctgatgTGACAAGGGGAGGCGCCAGCCAGCTGTTTGCAGCGAGGAGTGTGTGTTtcaccgccggccgcggaactactcggtggatagtagaatttgcatcccagcgatgagtaactggtgttacgttacgtgaataagattgaatatgacggtaacgccacgacaccttgggcgaagcaacataagtggtggtattcgagaacgcgatatttggggggcctagtgcacgggccaccgatacagcgcgatgcaagaggcgctaaaaagtgagtggggtttacacccgaccccggcagtcaccaactacagaggtatgcttcagtaacaagtaagtgcgagaactggattttgtaCTTTTGCCCGGCTGATATGACTTATGGAAGACGTGTTTGAaagacagagtgcggcgacgggaattgctggttgaatttatctagactgaaggacgtcactatttcgaTCCTCTCCCCCCCACTCCTTCATAATAGACTTTGTGggactttggaatataattaagtttagtgTAAGAGAGTCTGTATACAAATGTCGCCACATGTGTTGAattcaattatagcaatttaaatgatatctcgaattaaccttttagatccctttacccttttacagtacttaattttgagcatcttgtttttggtaattcattattataactatcacaataggttatgcaggactgtcggtaaatttagcatgctaatgatttattttgcgcactggccaaatgttacaccagtccatgcgcgtctgttgaatttaattttactacactttcaatatcagcatggcagtggtgacgcgtatacgggactggtgtgacgagtgcggacgtgtgcaactaccccggtataaggggggttggccacaataGGGTTTGATTATTTAAAACTGGCCTCATCGTGACACGAATAATCCTGtatataataatgttcgcaggctttgtctgaagtagcttggcttctgggttgtagccgtgtccttggcaaataattcaccaaagtttcggtcgacattgcagtcaccatcatcagggagcaggtaCCTCAGTAGGTAAGTGTGTAATCTCATTTAAGTTTTGTGAGCGGGCAACATAATAATtgttaaccaaataaaaatttttgttgcagagaaacaaaaaGTCTGTAATTACAAGTTATTATAAAATCTGTACCTCAAATATATAACACACTATGTCCAATTTTTGGAAAGTGGGCTTTTAACGGTAAACTTGACCGCCGTTTGACGTTATTTATAGTGGCATACATCACTAATATCTACAGTAAGTCAGAAATTCACATATTCTGGGTTAAAAACAGTTTAGAAAATAAGTGAGGTactattaaaaattctttaaactgttctcatgaaaaaaaatcgtttatgTGACACAGTTTATTATGCCTTCGAAgtacataaataaacattaaaatggaTATTCTCGTGTGTCATCTTCGAATGTTTAGAAATGTGACTACTTAATCTCTGGTGGGTCTGGATGTTATTCAGTCCTGCCATGTCATCTGGATCGTGTCCACAGTCACAGCTACAGTTTCTGCAACGACCCTCTCTTTAAGGTCCTTAAGGTGCAGGATGTTCGTCGTTGTAGTCTCGGCGTACCCAGTGTTTTTAACGCACATCAAAAGAAAAGAACCGCAAGCGGGATTTTGCCTGCGAGTCTGCCCTGTTCACTCCACATAGCAGGATGTGGACCATTCAACAGAAGGCTCCTTTGTGTTGTGGCATACCAAACTGAAATTAATTGATGCAGTGTAACGGAAGTGGCAAAGTTTGCATCCAAGATAAAACCATCAAATTTTATAGCTTTGAATCTGTGCCTGATTCAGTTCATAAAAGAAACAAATGCCAGACTTTTCAGGCTGTCCTTCGACATAATTTCACGCAGCAACTGAAATTTGCAAACGCCGGGCTTCAATGTTTGTGCAAACACAATTTTAGCAATACTAATGCTGATCTTATACGaactgtgttgtttttttttgtcggaCTGCCTTATGCGTTCCACTTCATCATATGATGTCCTCGAGTGGCGAGAATATTTTCTGTGTTCTGGTTCAGCCTGATTCAAAACTTTGTCATGTGGAGGTTTTTCTCGTGcactgtaacatttttttttttttgtaaatcgaacagaaatattcatgtaaaattacagttgtttgtaaatttgtacttttacatgaaaacaataaatTGTATCAATACAACATAGTTATTCAGTAATATTGGGTCCAGatttttacccgggaatttatgctttgtgttattccAATACATCCAATAGCTGAAGTTATTTTTAacccgttccttgaatagcttttcagtatttaCGCAGCATATTattagaatagtaaaaaaaaattaagtctaatTATTGGATGTTGGATTGTGTGTTCCATGGTTTATAAGAATTAGGCTTGaataaacatcaataaaaatataaaattatgtaacatTTACGTACGAAATACTTtggtttatctaaaaaaaaaaaagtacttatttaatgtattaaaaaataacctAGGCGATGTGTTGTAAAAGTTCCAACAGctttcttgtagtaatacaaactatttcttggcaatatGTTTACAAATGAAACttttgtaaaattattgaaaatattttcagtgtgATTGTGAACCTCACCATTCCCGTCGCACTGATACAACCAGTTTCAGTTAAACATACCACAGCAGAAGCTGAGCCCTGAAACACGTACGACCTCAGCAGCCCCACTCCCGCTTCCCGCATTCAGAGTTTTGGGCCTCGTCGTCATACAATGTCACTCCATATGTATCTCCTTTATGTGGGG from Bacillus rossius redtenbacheri isolate Brsri chromosome 1, Brsri_v3, whole genome shotgun sequence includes these protein-coding regions:
- the LOC134535512 gene encoding fibrillin-3-like, encoding MPSGRPRKGAGFESDSAVNGDYRRPCRKIRKSELDGDMKCHCSDRDRDVESRCSERDGDVECHSSERDGDVECHSSERDGDMKCHCSERDGDVESRCSERDGDVECHCSKLDGDMKCHCSDRDRDVESRCSERDGDVECHCSERDGDMKCHCSDRDRDVESRCSERDGDVECHCSDRDRDVESRCSERDGDVECHCSERDGDMKCHCSDRDRDVESRCSERDGDVECHCSERDRDVESRCSERDGDVECHCSERDGDMKCHCSDRDRDVESRCSERDGDVECHCSERDGDMKCHCSDRDRDVESRCSERDGDVECHCSERDGDMKCHCSDRDRDVESRCSERDGDVECHCSERDGDMKCHCSERDGDVECHCSERDGDMKCHCSDRDRDVESRCSERDGDVECHCSERDGDMKCHCSDRDRDVESRCSERDGDVECHCSERDGDVESRCSERDGDVECHCSELDGDMKCHCSDRDRDVESRCSERDGDVECHCSERDGDVECHCSELDGDMKCHCSDRDRDVESRCSELDGDMKCHCSERDGDVESRCSERDGDVECHCSERDGDMKCHCSDRDRDVESRCSERDGDMKCHCSERDGDMKCHCSELDGDMKCHCSDRDRDVESRCSQRDGDVECHCSERDGDVESRCSERDGDVECHCSERDGDMKCHCSDRDRDVESRCSERDGDVECHCSERDGDVESRCSERDGDVECHCSERDGDMKCHCSDRDRDVESRCSERDGDVESRCSERDGDVECHCSERDGDVESRCSERDGDVECHCSERDGDMKCHCSDRDRDVESRCSERDGDVECHCSERDRDVESRCSERDGDVECHCSELDGDMKCHCSDRDRDVESRCSERDGDVECHCSERDGDMKCHCSDRDRDVESRCSERDGDVECHCSERDGDVESRCSERDGDVECHCSELDGDMKCHCSDRDRDVESRCSERDGDVECHCSERDGDVECHCSERDGDMKCHCSDRDRDVESRCSERDGDMKCHCSERDGDMKCHCSELDGDMKCHCSDRDRDVESRCSQRDGDVECHCSERDGDVESRCSERDGDVECHCSERDGDMKCHCSDRDRDVESRCSERDGDVECHCSERDGDVESRCSERDGDVECHCSERDGDMKCHCSDRDRDVESRCSERDGDVESRCSERDGDVECHCSERDGDVESRCSERDGDVECHCSERDGDMKCHCSDRDRDVESRCSERDGDVECHCSERDRDVESRCSERDGDVECHCSELDGDMKCHCSDRDRDVESRCSERDGDVECHCSELDGDMKCHCSDRDRDVESRCSERDGDVECHCSERDGDMKCHCSDRDRDVESRCSERDGDVECHCSDRDRDVESRCSERDGDVECHCSERDGDMKCHCSDRDRDVESRCSERDGDVECHCSDRDRDVESRCSERDGDVECHCSELDGDMKCHCSDRDRDVESRCSERDGDVECHCSERDGDMKCHCSDRDRDVESRCSERDGDVECHCSERDGDMKCHCSDRDRDVESRCSERDGDVECHCSELDGDMKCHCSDRDRDVESRCSERDGDVECHCSERDGDMKCHCSDRDRDVESRCSERDGDVECHCSELDGDMKCHCSDRDRDGRRAWPCRCSPGAAVPLRRAVPPPSVQGCRAGGLVVRGKLSHPRSLRVAVCLECASHRLLAIMFAMTEYFGEFALASSLALRTYGSLDVEGGMFSAGLPGGGGRQGKQSAASRLQAPPPAPCVTVTGPDDVTAPAGPPPSAPCATVTGPDDVTVPAGPPAPCAAVTSPDDVTAPAGPPSRSVCHCDGPG